A stretch of the uncultured Desulfobacter sp. genome encodes the following:
- a CDS encoding toll/interleukin-1 receptor domain-containing protein, translating into MIKKRGKTGTCRMNNRFWADLLAFIEERKVIPVLGRELITISDGEEEVPLYRAVAEALLEEYDLVAGEDVVLRPSQELNDAVAALEQRGELVQDLYRPVNDLLQEFMAKTQAAADVLRDLAAIRNFDLFITTTFDDLLVNTLDEVRHSGMKSTDRVIYAPNLTPRDRRDIPEEPRDSNYQAVFYLFGRACSSPLYAIHDEDTLEFVYTFLTRSRAVPERMLSEVLNRNLLLIGCNFSDWLSRFFIRLASEERLGNKRIKKEFLVGEGMPKNEGLTVFLGRFSKNSRIYPCNARDFIHELSRRWQERHPIGEAIESDDAIISTGEIFISYSRTDIAAAKRLNEELHNEFGAGIIWFDKGQIRGGDKYENKIMNAIDRCKLFLPLISSNTESRDEAFFRKEWYAAEQRDKGIQGRKFIIPVVIDSEWEGKVSVYNLVPSRFTTCDYAHAPDGHMNEKFRETIRHEIRNLRRGR; encoded by the coding sequence ATGATCAAAAAAAGGGGGAAAACCGGAACATGCCGTATGAACAATAGGTTCTGGGCAGACCTTCTGGCATTTATCGAGGAACGTAAAGTTATTCCCGTTTTAGGACGTGAACTGATTACGATCTCAGACGGCGAGGAAGAAGTCCCCCTGTACCGGGCCGTGGCCGAAGCCCTCCTGGAAGAATACGATCTTGTGGCCGGAGAGGATGTGGTTCTTCGTCCCAGCCAGGAGTTAAACGATGCGGTTGCAGCACTGGAACAAAGAGGCGAGCTTGTCCAGGACCTCTACCGCCCGGTCAATGATCTGCTGCAGGAATTTATGGCCAAGACCCAAGCCGCTGCAGATGTCCTGCGTGATCTGGCCGCTATCCGGAATTTTGATCTGTTTATCACCACCACCTTTGACGATTTGCTCGTCAACACCCTGGATGAAGTACGTCATTCCGGTATGAAGTCCACGGACAGGGTTATCTATGCCCCCAACCTGACACCAAGGGATCGTCGCGACATCCCGGAAGAACCCCGGGATTCAAATTACCAAGCGGTATTTTACCTTTTCGGCCGGGCCTGCTCTTCCCCCCTTTATGCCATTCATGACGAGGACACCCTGGAGTTTGTCTATACCTTTTTGACCCGAAGCAGGGCGGTCCCGGAACGCATGCTCAGTGAGGTGCTAAACCGGAATCTTCTGCTGATCGGGTGCAATTTTTCAGATTGGCTGAGCCGTTTTTTTATCCGACTGGCCAGCGAAGAACGATTAGGGAACAAGCGCATCAAAAAAGAATTCCTCGTAGGGGAAGGAATGCCTAAAAATGAAGGATTGACGGTATTTTTAGGACGTTTCAGCAAAAACAGCCGCATATATCCGTGCAACGCAAGGGATTTTATTCATGAACTCTCCCGGCGTTGGCAGGAGAGGCATCCCATCGGTGAGGCTATAGAATCTGACGACGCCATCATCAGCACCGGTGAAATTTTCATCAGTTATTCCCGCACGGATATTGCTGCCGCAAAAAGGCTGAACGAGGAACTGCATAATGAATTTGGTGCCGGTATCATCTGGTTTGACAAAGGCCAAATCAGAGGCGGGGATAAATATGAAAACAAAATTATGAATGCCATTGATCGGTGTAAACTGTTTCTTCCTCTTATTTCTTCAAATACGGAATCGCGTGATGAAGCGTTTTTTAGAAAAGAATGGTATGCAGCCGAACAACGGGATAAAGGGATTCAGGGACGCAAATTTATCATCCCCGTGGTGATTGATTCAGAATGGGAGGGTAAGGTCAGTGTGTACAATTTAGTTCCGTCCCGGTTCACCACATGCGACTATGCCCATGCACCGGACGGCCATATGAATGAAAAATTTCGTGAAACCATCAGGCATGAAATTCGTAATTTGAGACGGGGAAGGTAA